Proteins from one Portunus trituberculatus isolate SZX2019 chromosome 38, ASM1759143v1, whole genome shotgun sequence genomic window:
- the LOC123514871 gene encoding uncharacterized protein LOC123514871 — MNQHLVARSFEELLTVHGLSNYVDFPTHTSGSSLDPVVSDLPDSVVTCTPLSAVGSSDHVAVLSVIQVAPQRDDAVTRTNWLWGKADWKGLCNTLQQTPWSSILVGDINNQERYKHACAAMRQVQQWAQRRWQEDLKTKLSGRSVGSKTWWTTLKQQQGLTSDDDVPPLHKSDGTVATKNKDKAEVLASFFSNKMSVPDPERPPPFVPALTNAKLSTITITIEEVRQPLHHHWSVAHPLEGCQSGGNTQKGKRTDPKNYRPISLLSVPGKILEAIIANKISCFLGSHHLLNTKQFGFRNNRSAADLLLQLSTTWHKSLDQGKDTFIIALDIAGAFDRVWHHGLITKLNSLGIHGHLLLLLQDYLRGRYLRVVMNGQTSDQHPISASVPQGSVLGPLLWNAFFNDLLQLIPEAHAYADDCTLTFPCDSGDHCATVAHINQVLQTIVSWGHRWQVELAPDKTQVMLVSRRHSPPDTPTILLDGRALPLQASISILGVEMNSALTFTGHVRTIAKKAAWKLSCIRRVSHLLDSQGISTLYAAQVRPLWSMPSHLVVLPPLILKPSRQDPASSTTPDTSKGPARPAVPYHAASSAAS; from the exons ATGAACCAACACTTGGTTGCAAGATCTTTTGAGGAACTCCTCACAGTACATGGTCTCTCcaattatgttgattttcccaCTCATACTTCTGGCTCATCTCTAGATCCTGTCGTTAGCGATCTACCAGACAGTGTCGTCACCTGCACTCCACTCAGTGCTGTGGGATCATCAGATCATGTGGCTGTCCTGAGCGTAATCCAGGTTGCACCTCAGAGGGATGATGCTGTGACACGCACCAACTGGTTGTGGGGAAAAGCAGACTGGAAAGGTCTCTGCAACACCTTACAACAAACGCCCTGGAGCAGCATCCTCGTAGGAGACATCAATAATCAA GAGCGCTACAAGCACGCTTGTGCAGCCATGCGACAAGTACAACAGTGGGCTCAACGACGCTGGCAAGAAGACCTTAAGACCAAACTCAGCGGTCGTTCAGTGGGTAGTAAGACCTGGTGGACCACACTTAAGCAGCAGCAAGGCCTGACATCAGATGATGATGTTCCACCACTACACAAGTCCGATGGTACAGTGGCCACCAAAAATAAGGACAAAGCTGAAGTACTtgcatcttttttctccaacaAGATGTCAGTACCTGATCCTGAGCGCCCTCCTCCATTTGTGCCAGCCCTCACAAATGCGAAACtttccaccattaccatcactattgaGGAAGTACGGCAAC CACTGCATCACCACTGGAGTGTGGCCCACCCTCTGGAAGGGTGCCAGAGTGGTGGCAATACACAAAAGGGCAAGAGGACTGATCCCAAGAACTATAGacctatctcccttctctcagtTCCTGGTAAAATACTTGAAGCCATTATAGCAAACAAAATATCTTGCTTTCTCGGCTCACATCATCTACTTAATACCAaacaatttggtttcagaaataACAGGTCAGCAGCAGACCTGTTACTTCAATTATCCACCACCTGGCATAAGTCCCTAGACCAGGGAAAAGACACCTTTATCATTGCTCTCGACATTGCGGGAGCATTCGACAGGGTGTGGCATCACGGCCTAATCACCAAACTGAACAGCTTGGGTATCCACGGGCATCTGCTCCTCTTGCTGCAAGACTACCTGCGAGGCAGATACCTCAGAGTGGTGATGAATGGACAAACATCAGACCAACATCCTATCTCTGCCAGCGTCCCACAGGGTAGTGTTCTCGGCCCTCtcctctggaatgcattttttaatGACCTGCTCCAGCTCATTCCAGAGGCACATGCATACGCCGATGACTGTACCCTGACATTCCCTTGCGACAGCGGTGATCACTGTGCGACTGTCGCACACATCAACCAGGTACTGCAAACCATAGTTTCATGGGGGCATCGATGGCAAGTGGAACTTGCTCCTGACAAGACACAGGTGATGCTGGTTTCCCGACGACACTCCCCCCCTGACACACCCACCATCTTACTTGATGGAAGGGCGTTACCCCTGCAGGCTTCCATCTCCATACTTGGTGTGGAAATGAACAGTGCCCTGACCTTCACTGGACACGTCAGGACTATAGCCAAGAAAGCCGCATGGAAACTTAGCTGCATCCGGCGCGTCTCACATCTCCTCGACTCCCAGGGAATCTCCACCCTATATGCAGCTCAAGTCCGCCCCTTATGGAGTATGCCCTCTCACCTGGTTGTCCTGCCCCCCCTCATACTTAAGCCTTCTAGACAAGATCCAGCATCGAGCACAACGCCTGATACGTCTAAAGGCCCCGCCAGACCAGCCGTCCCCTACCATGCAGCCTCTTCAGCAGCGTCGTGA